CCCCGATGCAGGAGACGGCAAACGGAGAGGAAAGGCCGGTTCTGCACACTAAAGCCACGGCTAGCAGAAGGGAAGTCTTGCTTAATGAAACCCATGGTGAAGCAACAGGAAATGGAGAGTGCATGGTGGAATGTGCACAGCACTCTGGACAAATTGGAACAGCGTTGAATGACACAGCACCTCGCAAATCAGAGAATTTCGGGCCTATCGCTAACAAAGGACACCTTGAAAATTCCTCCCCAAGTAAACTGCGAAGTGAAAATGTGATGGCTGTAAAGACCCACCTTTCTGGGTCCCAAACCTCCGATATCGAAGCCAGGAGGATAAACCTTCCTGGATCGGCCATCTTGGAGACTGAAGCGACAGGGACAAACCTCTTTGGGTCATCCATTGCTGAACCTAATTCTGGAGGAACAAACCTTCCCACGTCCTTCATCTCGGAGCTTCAACCCGAAGCGACAGATCTTCCTGGGTCAACCATTTTGAAGGCCGGGGCAAACCTTTTTGGGTCACCCATGTCGGAACCTGACGGCGGAGGGACGAGCCTTCCTGGATCATTCGTCATGGAGACTGATGGTGAAGGCGCAAACCTTCCGGAGGTAACCACCTTGGAGGCTGATGGAAGGACGAACCTTCCTGGATCGCACGTCTCCGAGCCCGAAGCTGGAGGGACAGGCGTTCCTGGGGCAACCATCTCGGAAAGTGAACGCGCCCCATCTTTGACATCACAGCTGCAACATAAGCAGCGGATGGCAAACGCCGAAGGTCTGAGTACATCCCCGTGGGAATCTGAGCATCGGAGCGTGGAAACGTCAGTGACTTCCAATGGGCAACGTTTAGAAAATGGGGGCGGCGAGCTGCTTTTACCTCCAGCCGAGTTTGGTGTTTGTGACTTGAAGACGACGGGGACTGATTTTAAACTCTTGGAGGAGCACTCCATTCGTAAGGAAACATCAGCTTTAAATATCTGTGCGGACTTTCTGGCTTCTCCAAGAGAGGAACGTGCGGGAGAGCAGGTGAGCGTTTTGGCCAAGTGCTGGGGTGCCACTCTCGGAGCGGAGGGAAATTCCCGGCTAGCGTTAGAAATTCCTTCCTCGCTGAGCATCTCCGAGACCGAGGCAGCAGTGGCGGATTCTGCATCCGAGGTTGCAGCCAAAAACCAGGATGGAAATGCCGCGTTGAAGTTGAAGGATGTCCAGCTGGGAAGGCCGGCAGGCGAGCAGGCAATCCAAGGCGGCACAGGTGATGGACCTGGCGCGTCCGCAGCCAGGGGAAGCCAAGGGGGGCTGAAGGACCCGCCGACTCCCAAACGCTCGAGGCGGAGGCGCCGGAGGAGGGGAAGGAAGTCCTGTTCCTGTGTGCAAGCTGGCTGTGAATCGAGGGGTACTGACGCCTTGCCTGATGTTATGGCGTTAGACGGGGGTCAGCAGACGGCAGGGTTAACGGTTCCAATGTCTCCTACTGGTGCAGTGCAGACCTCTGGTTGTGGAGTGAAGGAGTCGTTCAGTGAAGGGCCCCGTGATGTTGGAGCAAATGACACCAAATTTGTGTGTGTGAAGATAATATTGAACTGCGATCAAACGGACCATCAGACTGAAAGTAAGGATGTTTTGACGTTTGAGGCCCAGAAATGCTTAATGTACTTCTAAATACGTCACATGTTAACACacccttaggagcaggagtaggccattcagcccctcgagcctgccctgccgttcagtaagatcatggcagaCCTTCCTGCCTGATCCCTATATTCCTCTATTTCCTTTGTATCCAAAaatctatcaaaaatctatctatctccgtcttGCATGTGCTCATTGACTGGACGTGCACAGTTCACTGGGATAGTGgatgccaaagattcacaacccttgagtgttgggggggggggggggtgggggggggggggtggaagactaTCTCCTTACCTCAGTCACGATCGACTAAACGTTTTAACCTGTGACTGTGCCGCCTATTTCTTGACTCCACTGCGTGGAAACCCGTCCTCCCAGGCAAACTACTCTTGTCAAACCCTCCTAGGCTTTTGATTTGCTTAGAAAGTTTCGATGAGATCACCTCTCCATTCTTTTAACCCCAGAGAATGCGGGACTCCATCTCCCTTTGTGGGACAGTCCTGCCGTCCCAAGAATCGATCTAAGAGCCTTGATTTGTGCTCCCTTTGATAGCAAGTATATCCCACTGAGTCCAGAGACCAAAGCTTCCACACGCCTCGCCAAAAGCCCTGTATACTTAGAGCAAGACTTCCATCTCATTCTTTTCCaagcctttctccctctctctctctctttccaccccccccccccccccttttttttttttttttggagtaTGTGCCACCTATTTGTCAGCTGTCCACTTGGTCATGCGATCGATTGCTGTGAAAGTCGCATCTTAAGGTCCATCCTGGGGTGATTGTTTCTTTGTATAATCGGCGGCAACGCTCATTGAAGACATGACCGACTTTCCCTTGCGTTCAACTGCGTCCATGCTCCGCGGCACATGTTGGGAGCCCTCGCCAAGTTGAGGCTTTGTCCTCTCTCTGCGTTTGGGTTGATTGGAGTGTGTCCCTGCACCGAGACGGTGCAGATGCTGCTTATGGGCCATCAAACCTTCCTGTGTAGCCCGGTCAGGAAGCTTCAAAGGATCAGagcaaggccattcagcccgtccaccctgttctgcccatggGCAATCTTCATTTTGTCCATCCACCCACCTTGGTTCGAAAACCGTGCTAACTTGAGGCAAGAGGCGGTGGGTTGCCGAATAGTCTTTGGACCAGAATTTAATCAGGTGGGACATGGGCAGAGTGTTTGTCCTGTGTTTTCTGTGCAGCTTGGTGCCGAACTGGACAACGTGCTTGCAATAATGGAACGTTTCAGCCCCGCTAACGATCGCAGTGGAAAAGAAAAGATCTTCTTCCTTCATGACTTGTAAGAAATGTTCTATCAAATGCTGGCCCTGGAAAGTCCACCCCATGTTCCGACCCCCTCCATTTTCCTGTAGAATTCCGCCAGGTTCTGTCCTTCCCAACACTCTAATTTTATGCAATTTCCAACGAGCCTTTTCCCAATGATTTTTATGGTATAGAATCATGGTGGATCTCATTCCTTCTCAATGGGCTCTCATTCCACAGAATATAATTGAATCTAATTATATTCCCCATCGTCTCAGTTGTGCAAAATCCCGATCCATGTCGGCCGTTCCAGATAATCGGTGGTTTAAAAAGTGCTTGCATAATGATCTTTGACCAAGTGCAAAATATTTCCAGGTTAACTCCAGCAATCCGTGTGCATCGCTGCTGTTCATTGGCAGTGTGCTGTGCAGCGGGGGCCTGTGGTGGTCGGAGCAGTGCATTGCTCAAGATTGAGATTTGCACACCGTGCTGATCTTTAACAAGTTATTTTCTGTTTTCCATATAGGAGCTGTGCAGACTGAGGCAGACGTAGAAGGCGGTGTCATTTCAGAACCCTTGATGGTGGGTGAGGAGACAGGTGGAATGATGAGAAAGCTGGAAACGGACAAGGTAAAATGCATGTAGCGTGAACGGTTAGGGACTATTTCCACTGTTGCAATGAGAAATGCTAGGTGTTGGCGAACAAAATACTTTTTCTCAAATTTTCTCTCTCCATCACCACGCTGTCTTTACGTCCTGTCCTGGACTGTTCCCTGGACTTGCTCCCTCCCATGCTGACCCCCGACTCCCTCTTCCACTCCCCCATCGCGCTATGCATGCACAGCCTTCTACCTCGCATGCTGGTAACATttatcaaactctctcttttttggTTTGATGTATTCTGGAGGTGACGCCTCTTTTCACACCTATCTTGTTCAAGGCCGAGATGCTAGTTGCCTTTGAGGAGGTTGAAGGAGAGAATGACCAGACTGAAGCGATTGCAATGAATCTGGATCAGAAGTGGAAGACCAGGAAATGGAGAAAAGCGAAGAGACGCCCAAGTCAGGTAACCGAGCGGAAGTGGGGCCTTTCAGAGTTTCCATTTTCTTCAACGCTTTTTATATTTTTATTTATTCGAGTTTTATCATTTTTACAGGTAACGCCACAAACTTTCAAAAGCACCAACTGGGGGTGACACCaagcggcagtggttagcactgctgccttacgcacCGAGGGcccggttcaatcccagccctgggtcactgtctgtgtggagtttgcacattctccctgtgtctgcgtgggtctcccccacaacctaaaggtgtgcagggtaggtggattggccacgctacattgcccttaATTAACAAAAAatgaattacttttttaaaaaataacacaaACTGGTACCGTACATATCATTATTAATGCAAACACGAGAACCGAGTGAGCCAGGATGAATTCAGAACAAAGACCCTTAAGAGCTAGTGTCTCCATTCATACAACCAATCAATCGGATGGGTTGAGGCCAGATAAACATGCTTCAATGACATAAGATACATACCTTTTGTGTACAGCGAAATCAAGACTGGCAACATGGCTGATGGGAAACCTTGCAGGACCTGGTCAGACAGCGGGGAGCTTATAAAAGATGGGGGTCCTACACTTTACGAAATGTATCAGACTTGGAATGGAGTACAGACATTAGGAATTCCGTAAGGATACACTCCCATTCCATGACTAGTGTATGCCAGTTTTTGAATCGAAGGGTGCTTGTcactgatccaggagcagaggatattttATCGCGCTTGCAACACGTGGGATGTTTATCCAGCCTTTCTTTATTCGTGTCATAAGTCTCCGATCTGCAAGACCCAGACTTAGGAGCAAAGGATCAAGTTGCAAGGCCGTGATAAAATAGCCTGTCAAATTCCTTAAACCACACCAGCCCAATCGGGTTGAATCTTGACACAGGACCGTATAATTTTCATtcaatgaatttacagtgcagaaggaggccattcggcccatcgtgtctgcaccggcccctggttaagagcacccaatttaagcccacgtctccccctgtaaccccacctaaccttttggacccaaagggcaatttagcgtggccagtccacctaacctgcacatttttggactgggaggaaaccggagcacccggaggaaacccacgcagacactgggaggatgtgcagactccgcacagacagtgacccaagccgggaatcgaacctggcaccttgggagctgtgaggcagcaatgaacCTCTTCTTTGAGAATTGCACAGATTCGctgccctcagagaagaaattcctcctcttgttAACACAGCCTCTTGTCTTCATGTCAGATCCTGAGTGGTAAAGCTGACCAACCCACCCCCTTCTCCGTTTTATCTGGCCCACCCCTTATAAACGAGTCTCCTGGAGAGACATCAAGTCTGCCTTCGGGTTCTTCAGAGGAGCAAATAAATATGCGCGACCTTTGAACTGGTCCATTTAGGCCCCGAACATTCCAAGTTACCAATCGAGTGAGCGGGCACCTCCCCCATGCCAATCGGCCATATTTTTGCTTCGGCCAATCACCCAGGTCGTCATGTcgcacccctggggggggggggggggggggggggggggggaggggaaagaaggcATCCACTGCCACTCACTTCTATACCTCCGTGCCCTAACATCGCTCACACCGtcagcttccccctccccccacaccaaactAAACCAAAAAGAAGAAATATTCAAAATCCTGCCCTCATGCCACCTCGTCCACCACATCCCTTCCCTTTGCTGTTTCTCGCACCAGTATGGTGGCCCCCACACCAGGCCTGCGACTATGCTGAACCTGCCATATCACCCAATCATAACAAAAACCCACCAATAAATAACCTctaacccaccctccacatctcccaACCCATGAACATCAAACCCACCTCATTGAAACAAAAAACAGGAAGGGGAGTGACAGATCGGAGGACACCGCCAAGATACAGGCATGCACAACAATCAAACTAACAACAATATCATCAATGGCGCAGACAACCACATTTTAACGTATGCAGTGTATGTAATTGCCCTCGACTGCCAGGCACTTTGGGCACATCTGGGATGGAGCTGGATTGAACCCCTCTCAGATATGCAAATTGTGCATTGAACCAGTGAACTGGATCTCCTTAATTCAGTTATATACCGAAATCATAGTTGGCATAATCCTGTATGCTAACCCTATGTCGTCTTCAGCGGTTTTTGATTTATTAATGCTGCCTCCTGGCACAATGTGCTTGTTATAATTACCCTCCCAAAGATAGCATTGGCTTTCACGGGAAGGGGATTCCGATAATTGCCGTCTATTTCCCTCCCAATCCCCCGCCACCTAGAACTTAAACCGTCGTAACTCTAAAAGGAGATGGTTCTTCTCCCCTGCCCAAGCAACAACCAgttgtgtgtggtgttctgggtcagggtttagagaaccccaaagtgtatcatggagttcacctgacccacaacttttaatagatcggggtatggggagcacacggcccactctacaggtgtgggacagcagaaaaggacaagtattttttaaaacaaaacaatgtttattctatgaactcaagttaacctttttaaaaccgtgaacatctaagcaaccattaattcaaatacaaccctaagtaaccctgtaagctgtccttttaacatccaaaagatttaacaaaccttcaaaacaggagcacattaggtttacattcaatactgagaccgtttacaattctgggttcaccaaatgatccatagatagtctttggatggcagagatcaacagtacagccctttgttttaactccagatgcagctcactgaaaaacaccgacacacccaagctttttctcaaactgaaactaaaaagcagaagtagagctcagctccacccacactctgacatcactccagtagagtgagcagctccatttcttaaaggtacatttctcaaacacccatttcttaaaggtactctcacatgacagtgggatTGGAATGTTCAGCGTTACGAAAGATGACATGAAAAAtagaaatctgaaacaaagacaaaaAACAACCGACGGAATTACtcaacaggtctggtagcatctgtcgaGAGACCAAcattgagacatgtaggattctcggggggtttgacagggtcgatgctgagaggttgtttccccttgtgggagaatctaggaccagaaggcagaatctcagagtgagggggggtcgcccatttcagacagggatgaggaggaatttcttctctacgaggggagtgaatctgaggaattctttaccgcagagagctgtagaggccgggtcgttcagtgtgttcaaggctgagatagaccgaTTTTGAATCAGTGAGGGGATCGAAGGTTCTCGGGATAatgcgggaaagtggaattgaaggttatatcagatcagtcgtgatctcattgaatggcggggtagactcgatgggctgaatggcctactgcgttAAGCAAGAGAATGATGCAGGGAATTgttagtgggaaggggcccctatcggaGAGAGagaagctaggaggggagctggaaactgaactgtgggggaaaaagccttgaaaagggtaaatgcatcctcgtcctgtgctaggcccagcttgattcagttcaaggtagtccacagggcccacatgacggtagcccggatgagttggttcttcgaggaggtggaggacaggtgtgggggtagccggccaaccatgttcatatgttttgggcatgtccgaaactgaggggaaTCTGGCCGGGATTTGCAGATGGTATGTCGGAAGTCATGGAAGgccgggtaactccgagtccagaattagcaatatttgaggtgtcggaagatccgtgggcaaagggagggggagggaggccgatatcctagccttctcctccccggtggcctggagacggatcttgctgagctggagggactcggagcccctgaaatcaggagtgtgggtcagcgatatggtagagtttctcagtctggagaaaatcaagttcgctttaagaggatcaatacagggattcacccGGAGTTGGCAGCCATTGAATtctatgttcaggccggaaggctgtagcgtgcctaaccaagatgagatgttgttcttccagtaatccgcagtaatttgcgtttatccagacactgggagaaagtgcaaactccacacggtccgtgacccagagctgggatcgaacctgggacctcggtgccatgaggctgcagtgctaaccactgcgccaccgtgctgcccctgaataaTCTTTAtccgtgtcagaagtaggcttacattaacactgcaatgaagttactgtgaaaagcccctagtcgccacactccggcacctgttcgggtacagtgagggagaattcagaacagcacatctttcaagacttgtgggaggaaaccggagcacccggaggaaacccacgcagacacagggagaacgtgcagtctctgcacagacagtgacccaagccgggaatcgaactcgtgtccctggcgccgtgaagcaacagtgcaaacccctgtgataccgtgccgcccatttcctCCTGGTTCCCATTTGACTGactccagggctccttgatgccacacttggtcaaatgctgcctagatgtcaagggaagtcactcttgCCCCACCTGGAATTCCgctctttggtccatgtttgaaccaaggctctaaTAAGGTCACAAGGGAAACCAAAGAAGAGCAGCTTGTTgcagagtaagtgccacttgatggcGCACTCAACAACAATTTGCATCGCTTTGCTGATTATTGAGAGGAAGCTACTTACTGTGGGCAATTTTCCATGTCGCTAGATAGATGCCAGTGTtccactggagcagcttggctatgGACACGGCTAGTCCTGTTgtgaggacccatagcctttgcagcgtccagtgtcttcagccatttcttgatcttACATGGGAGCGAATTGACTTGGCTAAAGACTGGTCTGTGATGTTGGGGCCTTCGGGAGGAGGCCCAGATGGATACTCACTCTGCACATAGCAGAATGTTGAAAATGCACTACTGTGCTGCGCACCCCCATCATTGTGCAAGGGATATCGGAGGAGCCCCCTCCTCACCAGCATTCGTGTcccgatgtggcaggattgcagagcactgatctgatctgttggttgtggggttgCTTAGCTCTATCGCATACCGTTCAGTTCCTTTTTTTAAAACTCTATtccagggatgtgggtgtcgctggctgggcattTATCGCCcgtccctaattccccttgagaaagtggtgatcgCTGCtgccttgagccgctgcagtccctctggtgtaggtacacccacagtgctgttagggagggagttccaggattttgacccagcgacagtgaaggaacggccgatgtatttcccagtcggggcggtgagtgactcggagaggaacctccaggtggtggggttcccaggtatctgctgctcttgtccttctagatgatagaggtggtggatttggaaggtgctgcctgaggagccttggtgagttgcagtgcatcttgtagactgtacacacagctgctactgtgcgtcggtggtggggggagtgaatgtttgtggaaggggagcaatcaagcggggctgctttgtcctggatggtgtcgagcttctggagtgtttttggagctgcgctcatccaggtaaCTGGAGAGTACTCCATCATACTACTCCCGACTTGTAGATTGCGTACGTGCTCtggagaatcaggaggtgagttactcgccgcaggattcccagcctctgacctcttgtagccacagtatttatatgattcgTCCTggccagtggtaacccccaggatgttgatggtgggggattcagtgatgataatgccattaaatgtcaagtgaCAATGGTTCGATCatctcttggagatggtcattgcctggcacttgtgcgaatgttacttgccacttatcaaccccacATGGATATCCTctgagtcttgctgcatttggacatggacttgaGTATCTGAGGAGTTATAAATGGGGCTGGGCATttgcaatcatcaacgaacatccccacttttgaaccACTGACTTGAAGAAAGTTATTggcgaagcagctgaaggtggttgtgcctgggacactcccctgaggaactcctgtggtgatgtcctggagctcagatgattgacctccaaccaccataaccatcttcctttgtgccgggtatgactccaaccagcggagagttttccctctgagtCCAGTTGACTCCATTGCGCTCTGGCTCCTTGACACCACTCTGCCAAGTatggccttgatatcaagggcagtcattctccccTCACCACTGGGGCTCAGCTCTTTGTCcctgtttgagccaaggctgtaacgaggtcaggagttgagtgacccgggCAGAATCCAAATCCAAACTGAGTAtcggtgagtaggttattgctgagtaagtgccgcttgagagCAGTGGTCATGACCTCTACCATGCACTGAACACATTTTTCCCCCTCCAACCAGGTCACATCCTTAAAATCGAAGCCCAAGAACAGCAACTTTATTTATTTAACATCTTACGGTAACAAAATATTCCACCGCACTTCACGTGAGTCTATGAAACAAAATGTGACACTCGGCCAAATAGCAAGATATTGGATCCAATGACCTAAAGCTGGGTCAGGTGGGTTTTTAGGAACCTCTTAAAGAAGCACAGtaacatag
This window of the Scyliorhinus torazame isolate Kashiwa2021f chromosome 31, sScyTor2.1, whole genome shotgun sequence genome carries:
- the LOC140404737 gene encoding uncharacterized protein isoform X4, with amino-acid sequence MVSRRLRNRVSLGVLEEDAQLDKKLETPVKSPQSPVDTLQRTRLTRSTFKKVDDFLLWFQTPTQRQSSRCSNGTPMLPPDMETPEASAEESPRRSARNGRWLKSTSPGERLSQQGGCDGGNSEPEDGEELSEVQRTEPLDRESEKETEQTTPRMPQPDTGAENLQQTRNSDGRWLLKVHSGKRRSPTSDSKRDTGVKCNANDDDSPVTEIEAPDAESEKTKKHQNYARRKSQRISNQLRPHSSTTHYEDICLGHNASKPEEDEDTNCRPDAAEQSEMQTSNIKGRVEEELEVKKLEQDHVEMDKEEGKEGPGPCDISASFELEPGSLSGTDACRSSTQGDGNSEEDEGMNCRRDIAEQSEMQTSNLCRTVKEELEVAKVDEDHVEMDKEAGKEGPGPCDISANFVLEPGSLSGTDACRRSTQGDSNSVSRIKIGIACVDWKLACETMSGRREAQAEEPDAEEAPPGAGGHGGRAEASCPESLPRGSERGEISSAPMQETANGEERPVLHTKATASRREVLLNETHGEATGNGECMVECAQHSGQIGTALNDTAPRKSENFGPIANKGHLENSSPSKLRSENVMAVKTHLSGSQTSDIEARRINLPGSAILETEATGTNLFGSSIAEPNSGGTNLPTSFISELQPEATDLPGSTILKAGANLFGSPMSEPDGGGTSLPGSFVMETDGEGANLPEVTTLEADGRTNLPGSHVSEPEAGGTGVPGATISESERAPSLTSQLQHKQRMANAEGLSTSPWESEHRSVETSVTSNGQRLENGGGELLLPPAEFGVCDLKTTGTDFKLLEEHSIRKETSALNICADFLASPREERAGEQVSVLAKCWGATLGAEGNSRLALEIPSSLSISETEAAVADSASEVAAKNQDGNAALKLKDVQLGRPAGEQAIQGGTGDGPGASAARGSQGGLKDPPTPKRSRRRRRRRGRKSCSCVQAGCESRGTDALPDVMALDGGQQTAGLTVPMSPTGAVQTSGCGVKESFSEGPRDVGANDTKFVCVKIILNCDQTDHQTERAVQTEADVEGGVISEPLMVGEETGGMMRKLETDKAEMLVAFEEVEGENDQTEAIAMNLDQKWKTRKWRKAKRRPSQRCG